A single genomic interval of uncultured Desulfobulbus sp. harbors:
- a CDS encoding PAS domain S-box protein: MNDSVSRKSHDIAQLQQRVAELEADQARLKAECLELRQFYEQSPLAYQSLDSNGTFLEVNQRWLDTLGYAREEVIGKNFADFLHPDFQEHFRTNFPRFKATGEISGVEFVMVRKDASSIQVSFSGKTSSSADGGFLKIHCFFQDITKKKQDEQNLRESEERFRILHNATFGGIAIHDRGLILDCNQGLADLSGYSTEELIGMDGLLLIAPQSRDLVRRHIQQGYDKAYEAAGLRKDGSQYPLRLRGNNIPYRGRTIRVVEFRDITESKRLEEALEKRLLALTCPLTRESEIRFEDLFELASIQQIQDEFANVTRVASIITHPNGEPITRPSNFTRLCSEIIRGTKIGCTNCYKSDALLGRHHPSGPIVQPCLSGGLWDAGASITVGGHHVANWLIGQVRNEVQDEASMRRYAREIGADEERFMEAFHEVPSMSQGQFEKVAQALFTLANQLSLSAYQNMQQARAITERKQVEAALRLSEERFRLAMEATKDGLWDWDLSAGSVYYSPSYWAMLGYDEHEKTPDASAWMENIHPEDRDGVLTANTDCIENRCESFLVEYRMRTRDGGWKWIQGRGKAVARDEHGQALRLVGTHIDITERKKTEEEREKLEAQLLQSQKMESVARLAGGIAHDFNNMLMVLQGHADLAMMHMDPENPLYRRFSAIREIVDRSADLTRQLLAFARKQPIAPRMLSLNTCIENMLSILRRLIGEDITLTWLPEQELWLVKADPSQIDQILANLCVNARDAINGVGRIIVETQNCTLDAHYCALNEGCIPGDYVRISVGDNGSGMDKETLARVFEPFFTTKGVGKGTGLGLATVYGIVRQNNGFVNVYSEPGQGTVFTLYFPRVAESADQEVEEQSIEPVGGAETILVVEDEQTILEMATEMLQHLGYTVISSTSPKEALRKCNLYGGKIDLLLTDVIMPEMNGRDLAHQIQQGHPRVKSLFMSGYTADIIASQGVLEEGIHFIQKPFSHTNLAAKVRQVLDND, translated from the coding sequence ATGAACGATTCTGTTTCACGGAAGTCACACGACATTGCCCAGCTGCAGCAGCGCGTCGCGGAACTTGAGGCAGACCAGGCCCGCCTGAAGGCGGAGTGCTTGGAATTGCGTCAATTTTATGAGCAGTCACCGCTGGCCTACCAATCCCTTGACAGCAATGGCACCTTCCTGGAAGTCAATCAGCGTTGGCTCGATACCCTTGGCTATGCGCGTGAAGAAGTGATCGGCAAAAATTTCGCTGATTTTCTCCACCCGGATTTCCAGGAACATTTTCGCACCAACTTCCCCCGTTTCAAGGCAACCGGGGAGATCTCCGGGGTTGAATTCGTGATGGTGAGGAAGGACGCTTCTTCCATCCAGGTCTCCTTTAGCGGAAAGACAAGCTCTTCTGCGGACGGTGGCTTTCTCAAAATCCACTGTTTTTTTCAGGATATTACCAAAAAAAAACAGGACGAACAGAACCTGCGCGAGAGCGAAGAGCGGTTTCGCATCCTCCATAATGCCACCTTTGGCGGGATCGCCATCCACGATCGCGGGTTGATCCTCGACTGCAACCAGGGATTGGCCGACCTCAGCGGGTACAGCACCGAGGAGCTGATCGGCATGGACGGTCTGCTGTTGATTGCTCCGCAGAGCCGTGACCTGGTTCGCCGCCATATTCAACAGGGCTATGACAAAGCCTACGAAGCCGCGGGGCTACGCAAGGACGGAAGCCAGTACCCCCTCAGACTGCGGGGAAACAACATCCCCTACAGGGGGAGAACGATTCGGGTGGTGGAATTTCGCGACATCACCGAATCCAAACGCTTGGAAGAGGCCCTGGAGAAACGGTTGCTTGCCCTCACCTGTCCCCTGACCCGAGAGAGCGAGATCCGCTTTGAAGATCTTTTCGAGCTTGCGAGCATTCAGCAGATTCAGGATGAGTTCGCCAACGTCACCAGGGTGGCTTCGATCATCACCCACCCCAATGGAGAGCCGATCACCCGGCCGAGCAATTTTACCCGTCTGTGCAGCGAGATCATTCGTGGCACCAAAATCGGCTGCACCAACTGTTATAAATCGGATGCTCTCCTGGGACGGCATCACCCGAGCGGCCCCATTGTCCAGCCCTGTCTGAGTGGCGGCCTGTGGGATGCGGGGGCGAGCATCACCGTCGGGGGGCATCATGTGGCCAACTGGTTGATCGGTCAGGTGCGCAACGAGGTCCAGGATGAGGCCTCCATGCGTCGCTATGCCCGGGAAATCGGAGCCGATGAAGAGCGCTTCATGGAGGCCTTTCACGAGGTCCCCTCCATGAGCCAGGGCCAATTCGAGAAGGTTGCCCAGGCCCTGTTCACCCTGGCCAACCAGCTTTCGCTGTCTGCCTATCAGAACATGCAGCAGGCCCGGGCGATAACCGAACGCAAGCAGGTCGAGGCAGCGCTTCGTCTCAGTGAGGAGCGGTTCCGGCTGGCCATGGAGGCGACCAAGGATGGCCTCTGGGACTGGGACCTGAGCGCGGGTTCCGTTTATTACAGCCCCAGTTACTGGGCCATGCTGGGCTATGACGAGCATGAAAAAACGCCGGATGCGAGCGCCTGGATGGAGAATATCCATCCCGAGGATCGCGATGGCGTGCTCACGGCCAATACCGACTGCATCGAGAATCGCTGCGAATCCTTTCTGGTTGAATATCGCATGCGGACCAGGGACGGTGGCTGGAAATGGATTCAGGGGCGCGGCAAGGCGGTGGCCCGAGATGAGCACGGTCAAGCCCTTCGCCTGGTTGGGACCCATATCGATATCACGGAACGCAAAAAGACCGAGGAGGAGCGGGAGAAACTCGAGGCCCAACTGCTCCAGTCGCAAAAGATGGAGTCGGTGGCTCGGCTTGCAGGGGGAATTGCCCATGATTTCAACAATATGCTCATGGTTCTGCAAGGGCATGCCGATTTGGCCATGATGCACATGGACCCGGAGAATCCCTTGTACCGGCGTTTTAGTGCCATTCGCGAAATCGTAGACCGCTCCGCCGACCTCACCCGCCAGTTGCTCGCCTTTGCCCGCAAGCAGCCCATTGCCCCCAGAATGCTCAGTCTCAATACCTGTATTGAAAACATGCTTTCCATTTTGCGACGGCTTATCGGCGAGGATATCACCCTCACCTGGTTGCCGGAGCAGGAACTCTGGCTGGTCAAGGCCGATCCCTCACAGATTGATCAGATCCTGGCCAACCTCTGCGTCAATGCCCGCGATGCAATCAATGGCGTGGGCCGCATCATCGTTGAGACCCAGAATTGCACCCTGGACGCACACTACTGCGCTCTCAATGAGGGCTGTATTCCAGGGGATTACGTTCGCATCAGCGTGGGCGACAATGGATCGGGTATGGACAAGGAGACCCTGGCGCGGGTGTTCGAGCCTTTTTTCACCACCAAGGGGGTGGGCAAGGGCACCGGCCTCGGCCTTGCCACGGTGTACGGCATCGTCCGGCAGAATAACGGCTTTGTCAACGTCTACAGTGAGCCTGGCCAGGGAACGGTGTTTACCCTCTACTTTCCCCGGGTGGCGGAAAGTGCCGATCAGGAGGTCGAGGAGCAATCGATCGAGCCAGTTGGCGGCGCGGAAACCATTCTCGTGGTCGAGGATGAGCAGACTATCCTGGAGATGGCCACCGAGATGCTGCAACACCTGGGGTACACGGTGATCTCGTCCACTTCCCCTAAAGAGGCGCTGCGCAAGTGCAACCTCTATGGGGGGAAAATCGATTTACTTCTCACCGATGTGATCATGCCGGAGATGAACGGCCGCGATCTGGCGCATCAGATTCAACAGGGCCATCCACGGGTGAAAAGCCTGTTCATGTCCGGCTACACCGCTGATATCATAGCCAGCCAGGGAGTCCTTGAAGAAGGTATTCATTTTATTCAAAAACCCTTTTCCCACACCAATCTCGCCGCCAAAGTCCGCCAGGTTCTGGACAACGACTAG
- a CDS encoding TetR/AcrR family transcriptional regulator, producing the protein MSGKREQNKERTRKTILEAAVALFTTKGYGETSMADLACAAGVGKGTIYSYFQGKSSIFLTVIEEQLELIATTIAATDQGTLSLLERLVAVYRAEFRFIIRHPEFGRILMRETVFPRDLDPPLIRRLDQRYIDLLIPLLHRAQEGGELRRDLELTMVLGHIYGLYTMIVSAWFRGRFSNEEESIEALSALFQQALSGLAPPRE; encoded by the coding sequence ATGTCGGGAAAACGGGAACAAAACAAAGAACGAACCAGAAAGACCATCCTCGAGGCAGCGGTCGCGCTGTTCACCACCAAGGGCTACGGCGAGACCAGCATGGCCGATCTGGCGTGTGCCGCCGGAGTCGGCAAGGGGACAATCTACTCCTATTTCCAGGGCAAGAGTTCCATTTTTCTCACGGTAATCGAAGAACAACTGGAGCTCATCGCCACCACCATCGCAGCAACCGACCAGGGTACCCTGTCCCTGCTGGAACGGCTTGTGGCCGTGTACCGTGCGGAGTTCCGCTTCATTATTCGCCATCCGGAGTTCGGCCGCATCCTCATGCGGGAGACCGTCTTTCCCCGCGATCTTGATCCCCCCCTGATCCGACGTCTGGATCAACGCTACATTGATCTCCTCATCCCGCTGCTGCACAGGGCCCAGGAAGGGGGAGAATTGCGCCGCGACCTGGAACTCACCATGGTTCTCGGCCATATCTACGGCCTGTACACGATGATCGTCTCCGCCTGGTTTCGTGGCCGTTTTTCCAATGAAGAAGAGAGCATAGAGGCCCTTTCCGCCCTGTTTCAGCAGGCGCTGTCCGGGCTTGCCCCACCCCGAGAGTAA
- a CDS encoding efflux RND transporter periplasmic adaptor subunit → MNESPNHPRLPPASGARAYLLWKHLPSLVLIGLLASIAGLSLVVKERKAGLEAAKKSAHVSAKKLVNAVLLDLQPRPMADVINLPGTIEPWTRLELMAKVSGAIAEIKVREGDRVSAGQVLARIEPDEYRIALDAARAAYSLAQSDYERSRAMHKTNVVPMAKLDAAAAQLRSTRAEMERAELQLARCTITAPMDAVIKRLEAKVGLYLSVGDPLAELLAIDRVKAVIGIPESDIDAVRRIETVALNLKALGNREVIGTKLFVSPAPENTAHLFRFEAAIDNPDHAILPGMFFRARLVKRHIDQALAVPLYAVVSRNNEQFVYLAEGEKVRKQPVKLGVIQQWQVEVTQGLHPGDRILIEGQREVEDGQPIKVIRVITDPDKLLP, encoded by the coding sequence ATGAACGAATCACCGAACCATCCCCGGCTGCCCCCCGCCTCCGGTGCACGAGCCTACCTTTTGTGGAAGCATCTGCCGAGCCTGGTGCTGATCGGGCTGCTGGCCAGCATCGCCGGCCTGTCGCTGGTGGTCAAGGAGCGCAAGGCAGGCCTTGAGGCAGCAAAAAAGTCGGCCCACGTCAGCGCGAAAAAACTGGTCAATGCGGTCCTCCTCGACCTGCAGCCACGCCCCATGGCGGACGTGATCAATCTTCCCGGCACGATCGAACCCTGGACCCGGCTGGAGCTGATGGCCAAGGTCAGCGGCGCCATTGCCGAGATCAAGGTGCGGGAGGGGGACAGGGTCAGCGCCGGTCAGGTGCTGGCCCGCATCGAGCCGGATGAGTACCGCATCGCCCTCGACGCGGCCCGGGCGGCCTATAGCCTGGCACAATCCGACTATGAGCGCAGTCGGGCCATGCACAAGACCAACGTGGTGCCCATGGCCAAGCTCGATGCCGCAGCTGCCCAGCTGCGCTCGACCCGGGCCGAGATGGAGCGGGCCGAGTTGCAGTTGGCGCGCTGCACCATCACCGCGCCCATGGACGCGGTGATCAAACGGCTGGAGGCCAAGGTCGGGCTGTACCTCAGTGTCGGCGATCCCCTGGCGGAACTGCTGGCCATCGATCGGGTCAAGGCGGTGATCGGCATCCCGGAATCCGATATCGATGCGGTCAGGCGGATCGAGACCGTTGCCCTCAACCTCAAGGCCCTGGGGAACAGGGAGGTGATCGGCACAAAACTGTTCGTTTCCCCGGCTCCGGAGAACACCGCGCATCTGTTTCGCTTTGAGGCGGCCATCGACAACCCGGATCACGCCATTCTGCCCGGCATGTTCTTCCGGGCCCGGCTGGTCAAACGCCACATAGACCAGGCCCTGGCCGTGCCGCTGTACGCGGTTGTCAGCCGCAACAACGAGCAGTTCGTCTATCTGGCCGAGGGGGAAAAGGTGCGAAAGCAGCCGGTCAAACTCGGGGTGATCCAGCAATGGCAGGTCGAGGTCACCCAGGGGCTCCATCCCGGCGACAGGATCCTGATCGAGGGCCAGCGGGAGGTGGAGGACGGCCAGCCGATCAAGGTCATTCGCGTCATCACCGACCCGGACAAGTTGCTGCCATGA
- a CDS encoding efflux RND transporter permease subunit — MIIPNTAVKNSTTVVVLSILIIVFGVYCYRVLPRESDPDITIPNVFISTNYRGVSPTDMETAVTVEIEKKLKGLDGLKKIQSVSSEGNSSINVEFVTGTDIDQALQDVKDKVDEAMGELPTDLDEDPSVFEVNFSEMPIVVFSLSGTCGLPALKKIADDLEDDIEAITGVLEVDVTGGVEREIRVEVDPDKLSYYGLSFNALEQVVKSENQNTSGGAIRLGMGRFLLRVPGEFATPEEIFWLVVGTHEGQPVYLKDVAEVVDSYKEETSRARLNGRSAVNLAVKKRSGENIIAISREIDQLIEQQRQAWPQGTDITKVLDKAKDIGIMVEDLENNILSGLVLVLVVIFFAMGLRNAILVSLAIPFSMLLSFTALYVMGITLNMVVLFSLTLALGMLVDNAIVIVENIHRFMEQGASRVEAAMKATSEVAYPVIGSTLTTLAAFAPMLFWPGIMGEFMSYLPLTLIVTLTSSLFVALVINPALASLVMKEPEGSKVDRQSLDAALAVEQPVALDTPLLRRYAGLLGFCLAHPLKVLAASFAVLVLMVQGWLLVIGLEKPVEFFPEIEPKGMYVNVETPEGADLDYIDRVMQRLEMAIAGAAPKSVAADDFNQSDYVQTLAEKNYVAPTGLAYQGPSDLKNIENLYMKGVVTAPPGSSFDPNSPTHIGVRFLDLQDRWQSSLATLDTIRQRIADIPGGKITLAMEEEGPPTGAPINIEIAGDDFAVLGALAKKVKAILADIPNVKDIQDDFNEGTPAVKVKIDRQKAALFGLTTDAIGFALKTAYNGLDVSSYREGNDDYDITVQLAEGDRRVVDVLHQLIIPAPNGAMVPLSTLAEVQFSGSIGDITRINNERVVTVKANVDETKTTGPVMRQRAEELLASFALPPGYRIKFTGEFEFQQESEQFLSKAFVVALLLIFLVLVAQFNSVSQPFLIMTSVVLSLGGAFLGLMVFRQPFGIIMTGVGVISLAGVVVNNAIVLIDYTNKLRERGFALNHAVISGGATRLRPVILTAITTILGLVPMITGVSFDFHNLSIAWVSESSQWWRSMAVVVAFGLIIATFLTLVVVPTMYFLMQRSKERSQQWKDRLHRGDWNLFERLFGEKGQR; from the coding sequence ATGATCATCCCCAATACCGCCGTCAAGAACAGCACCACCGTGGTGGTGCTCTCCATCCTGATCATCGTCTTCGGGGTCTACTGCTATCGGGTTCTGCCCCGGGAGTCCGATCCGGACATCACCATCCCCAATGTCTTCATCTCAACCAACTACCGCGGCGTCTCGCCCACGGACATGGAAACCGCGGTCACGGTGGAGATCGAGAAAAAACTCAAGGGGCTCGATGGCCTCAAAAAAATCCAGTCGGTCAGTTCCGAGGGCAACTCGTCGATCAATGTCGAGTTCGTCACCGGCACCGACATCGATCAGGCCCTGCAGGACGTCAAGGACAAGGTGGACGAGGCCATGGGGGAGTTGCCCACCGACCTGGACGAGGACCCCTCGGTCTTTGAGGTCAACTTCTCGGAGATGCCCATCGTCGTCTTTTCCCTCTCCGGCACCTGCGGGCTGCCAGCCCTGAAGAAGATCGCCGACGACCTGGAAGACGATATCGAGGCCATCACCGGCGTGCTCGAGGTGGATGTCACCGGCGGCGTCGAACGCGAGATTCGGGTCGAGGTGGATCCGGACAAGCTGTCCTACTACGGCCTGAGCTTCAACGCCCTGGAGCAGGTGGTCAAGAGTGAAAACCAGAACACCTCGGGCGGGGCGATCCGCCTGGGCATGGGACGGTTCCTCCTCCGGGTTCCGGGCGAATTCGCCACCCCGGAGGAGATCTTCTGGTTGGTGGTCGGCACCCACGAGGGGCAACCGGTCTACCTCAAGGACGTGGCCGAGGTGGTGGACAGCTACAAGGAAGAGACCAGCCGAGCGCGGCTGAACGGACGGTCCGCGGTCAACCTGGCGGTCAAGAAGCGCTCGGGCGAGAACATCATCGCCATCAGCCGCGAGATCGATCAACTGATCGAGCAGCAGAGGCAAGCTTGGCCCCAGGGCACCGATATCACCAAGGTTCTGGACAAGGCCAAGGATATCGGCATCATGGTCGAGGATCTGGAGAACAACATCCTCTCCGGCCTGGTGCTGGTGCTGGTGGTGATCTTCTTCGCCATGGGGCTGCGCAACGCCATCCTGGTGAGCCTGGCCATCCCTTTTTCCATGCTGCTGAGCTTCACCGCCCTCTACGTCATGGGCATCACCCTCAACATGGTGGTCCTGTTCAGCCTGACCCTGGCCCTGGGCATGCTGGTGGACAACGCGATCGTCATTGTCGAAAACATTCACCGCTTCATGGAGCAGGGGGCCTCGCGGGTGGAGGCGGCGATGAAGGCCACCTCCGAGGTCGCCTACCCGGTCATCGGTTCCACCCTGACCACGCTGGCGGCCTTTGCACCGATGCTGTTCTGGCCGGGGATCATGGGGGAATTCATGAGCTATCTCCCCCTGACCCTGATCGTCACCCTCACCTCGAGCCTCTTTGTCGCCCTGGTGATCAACCCGGCCCTGGCCTCTCTTGTGATGAAAGAACCCGAGGGGTCAAAAGTCGACCGGCAGAGCCTGGATGCGGCCCTGGCCGTGGAACAGCCGGTGGCACTGGATACGCCGCTGCTGCGTCGTTATGCCGGGTTGCTCGGCTTCTGTCTCGCCCACCCGCTGAAAGTCCTTGCCGCCTCCTTTGCGGTGCTGGTGCTGATGGTGCAGGGCTGGCTTTTGGTGATCGGCCTGGAAAAACCGGTGGAGTTCTTTCCCGAGATCGAACCCAAGGGGATGTATGTCAATGTGGAGACGCCGGAAGGGGCGGATCTGGACTACATCGACCGGGTCATGCAGCGGCTGGAGATGGCGATCGCCGGGGCTGCCCCGAAAAGCGTGGCCGCGGACGATTTCAACCAGAGCGACTATGTGCAAACCCTGGCGGAAAAAAACTATGTCGCCCCAACCGGCCTTGCCTATCAGGGGCCAAGCGATCTGAAAAACATCGAGAACCTCTACATGAAGGGGGTGGTCACCGCGCCGCCCGGATCGAGCTTCGATCCCAACAGCCCCACCCATATCGGAGTCCGTTTTCTCGATCTCCAGGACCGTTGGCAATCCTCCCTAGCCACCCTCGACACCATTCGCCAGCGGATTGCTGATATTCCCGGCGGCAAGATCACCCTGGCCATGGAAGAGGAGGGACCGCCCACCGGCGCGCCGATCAACATCGAAATCGCGGGCGACGACTTTGCCGTGCTCGGGGCCCTGGCCAAAAAGGTCAAGGCGATCTTGGCGGACATCCCCAACGTCAAGGACATCCAGGACGACTTCAACGAGGGCACGCCTGCCGTCAAGGTCAAGATCGACCGGCAGAAGGCAGCCCTGTTCGGCCTCACCACCGATGCCATCGGTTTTGCCCTCAAAACCGCCTACAACGGCCTGGATGTCTCCTCCTACCGCGAAGGCAACGATGATTACGACATCACCGTGCAGCTGGCTGAGGGTGATCGGCGGGTGGTGGATGTCTTGCACCAGCTGATCATCCCCGCGCCCAACGGGGCCATGGTGCCCCTCTCGACCCTGGCCGAGGTCCAGTTCTCCGGCTCCATCGGCGACATCACCCGAATCAACAACGAACGGGTGGTCACGGTCAAGGCCAATGTGGACGAGACCAAGACCACCGGCCCGGTGATGCGCCAGCGCGCCGAGGAACTGCTGGCCAGTTTTGCCCTGCCGCCGGGCTACCGCATCAAGTTCACCGGCGAATTCGAATTTCAGCAGGAATCCGAGCAGTTTCTCTCCAAGGCCTTTGTGGTGGCCCTGCTGTTGATCTTTCTCGTGCTCGTGGCCCAGTTCAACTCGGTCAGCCAACCCTTTCTCATCATGACCTCGGTGGTGCTCTCCCTGGGCGGGGCCTTCTTGGGCCTGATGGTCTTCCGCCAGCCCTTCGGCATCATCATGACCGGGGTGGGGGTGATCTCCCTGGCCGGGGTGGTGGTCAACAACGCCATTGTCCTCATCGACTACACCAACAAACTGCGGGAGCGCGGCTTTGCCCTCAACCATGCGGTGATCAGCGGCGGCGCCACCCGCCTGCGCCCGGTCATCCTCACCGCCATCACCACCATCCTCGGCCTGGTGCCGATGATCACCGGTGTCTCCTTTGACTTTCACAACCTGAGCATCGCCTGGGTGAGCGAGTCGAGCCAGTGGTGGCGTTCCATGGCGGTGGTGGTCGCCTTCGGCCTGATCATCGCCACCTTCCTCACCCTGGTGGTGGTGCCGACCATGTATTTTCTCATGCAGCGGAGCAAGGAGAGGTCGCAGCAGTGGAAAGATCGGCTGCACCGGGGCGATTGGAACCTGTTTGAACGCCTGTTCGGCGAGAAGGGACAACGCTGA
- a CDS encoding MATE family efflux transporter: MRLLSLILNETAALLRLTGPLLLAQLSQTAMGFVDTVMAGRFSSIDLAAVAVGSSIFFPVYLFLIGLQNAVTPMVAQANGRGNRDEIRSSIRMGMVVGCLAGLLLMPLLWMLHPVMVWLGVSAEVIPITHRYLFAVSWGLPLGGIFYGLKGGGDGLGKTRISMFAGFLGLGANILANYLLIYGKLGLPALGGAGCGWATSISILAMMTVTGLLLHRSRLGGTERLFVPAIHLARNTARDIRAFLRLGLPLGIQMFIECSIFTVIALFIAKLGAEVVAAHQIALNFTSMLYMLPYSLATALTVRVGFTIGRGRVQRLQRIVGTGLGLALSGSVLTCLGILFFSREIAALYTKDPIIQALAVILLGYAAIFQLPDAMQVNCGGILRGCKDTRIPLMLMLFAYWGIGLPLGYGLGLGGLGGMEPGPQGFWIGLICALVTAALLMGTRVVVMIRRLQRGLGGKP, from the coding sequence ATGCGTCTTTTATCACTCATCCTCAACGAGACAGCGGCCCTGCTGCGTCTCACCGGCCCCCTGCTGCTGGCGCAGCTGTCACAGACGGCCATGGGCTTTGTCGATACGGTCATGGCCGGCCGATTCTCCTCAATCGATCTGGCGGCGGTCGCGGTGGGCTCCTCGATCTTTTTCCCGGTCTATCTCTTCCTCATCGGCCTGCAGAATGCGGTCACCCCCATGGTGGCCCAGGCCAACGGTCGGGGGAACAGGGACGAGATCCGCTCCTCGATTCGGATGGGGATGGTTGTCGGCTGCCTGGCCGGCCTGCTGCTGATGCCGCTCCTGTGGATGCTGCACCCTGTCATGGTCTGGTTGGGGGTGAGTGCGGAGGTCATCCCCATCACCCACCGTTACCTCTTTGCGGTCTCCTGGGGCTTGCCCCTGGGAGGTATCTTCTACGGGCTCAAGGGTGGGGGAGACGGCCTGGGCAAAACCCGCATCTCCATGTTTGCCGGTTTTCTCGGCCTGGGCGCGAACATCCTCGCCAACTACCTCCTGATTTACGGCAAGCTGGGCCTGCCTGCCCTGGGCGGCGCCGGATGCGGCTGGGCAACCTCGATCTCCATCCTGGCGATGATGACCGTTACCGGCCTTTTGCTCCATCGCAGCCGTCTGGGGGGAACGGAGCGGCTGTTTGTCCCTGCAATACACCTGGCCAGAAACACGGCCCGCGACATCCGCGCCTTCCTCCGCCTCGGTCTGCCGCTTGGTATCCAGATGTTCATCGAATGCTCGATCTTCACCGTGATCGCCCTGTTCATCGCCAAACTCGGGGCCGAGGTGGTGGCCGCGCACCAGATCGCGCTCAACTTCACCTCCATGCTCTATATGCTGCCCTATTCTCTGGCCACGGCCCTCACCGTCCGGGTTGGGTTCACCATCGGTCGCGGCCGGGTACAACGGCTGCAAAGAATAGTGGGGACAGGTCTGGGACTGGCCCTGTCCGGTTCCGTCCTCACCTGTCTCGGCATCCTGTTTTTTTCCCGTGAAATCGCAGCGCTCTACACGAAAGACCCGATAATCCAGGCCTTGGCGGTGATCCTGCTCGGTTATGCGGCCATCTTTCAGCTGCCGGACGCGATGCAGGTCAACTGCGGCGGCATTCTTCGCGGCTGCAAGGATACCCGGATACCGCTGATGCTGATGCTTTTTGCCTACTGGGGGATTGGTCTGCCGCTGGGCTACGGCCTAGGGTTGGGAGGCCTTGGGGGCATGGAGCCAGGCCCCCAAGGTTTCTGGATTGGTTTGATCTGTGCGCTGGTGACCGCGGCCCTTTTGATGGGCACGCGGGTGGTGGTGATGATCCGGCGTTTACAGCGAGGGTTGGGGGGAAAACCTTAG